From Candidatus Methylomirabilota bacterium, one genomic window encodes:
- a CDS encoding outer membrane beta-barrel protein produces MAWRKPFRRGRYALALGSLAFVALATAESCSAGDLSDEAFGLRLGLTLDRASTFTDVIALSASTAYPYLSSVNPAAGDFLREFPNEFRFIGTLTGAYVAFNNGSSITAGAASATYRLPSAGTFLASYTRIDSQDVEGHQDDHFTLRSNELRLTYSHRVEQWIAVGGSVRLSESRVSMSSLFADFPLHTSTESLGIEGNLGVLVALHRHWLLGVFAGLGWARGETTGFLDLPPPPFGPGLSTIDFTDNTRSLNIRAGLGWRPSDKFSAYADWQYLRLKNVRIGSSDDSVDVGRMF; encoded by the coding sequence GTGGCGTGGAGGAAGCCTTTCAGGCGTGGACGCTATGCGCTGGCGCTCGGTAGTTTGGCATTCGTTGCGCTGGCGACGGCTGAATCTTGCTCCGCCGGCGACCTCAGCGACGAGGCCTTCGGCCTGAGGCTAGGCTTGACGCTGGACCGCGCGTCCACCTTCACGGACGTCATCGCGTTGTCAGCCTCCACCGCGTACCCCTACCTGTCGTCGGTGAATCCTGCGGCGGGCGATTTCCTGCGAGAGTTCCCCAACGAGTTCCGGTTCATCGGGACCCTCACCGGGGCCTATGTCGCGTTCAACAACGGTAGCTCGATCACCGCCGGTGCCGCGAGTGCAACCTACCGACTCCCTTCCGCCGGCACCTTTCTCGCGTCCTACACGCGTATCGACTCACAGGACGTCGAAGGTCATCAGGATGACCATTTCACCCTGAGATCGAACGAGCTGCGCTTGACGTACAGCCACCGCGTCGAGCAGTGGATCGCTGTCGGGGGGTCGGTTCGTCTCAGCGAGTCGCGGGTGAGTATGTCGAGCCTCTTCGCTGATTTTCCCCTCCATACCAGCACGGAGTCCCTCGGCATTGAAGGCAACCTCGGTGTGCTCGTGGCGTTGCATCGGCACTGGCTCCTGGGGGTGTTCGCGGGGCTTGGCTGGGCCCGTGGGGAGACGACCGGCTTCTTGGACCTTCCGCCGCCCCCATTTGGGCCGGGCCTCAGCACCATCGATTTCACGGACAATACGCGCTCGCTGAACATTCGCGCGGGCCTCGGCTGGCGCCCATCCGATAAGTTCAGTGCCTACGCCGATTGGCAATACCTCCGCCTCAAGAACGTCCGGATCGGCTCGAGTGACGATAGCGTGGATGTCGGTCGCATGTTCG